A section of the Halichoerus grypus chromosome 11, mHalGry1.hap1.1, whole genome shotgun sequence genome encodes:
- the DNAJB13 gene encoding dnaJ homolog subfamily B member 13 isoform X2 yields MGQDYYSVLQITRNSEDAQIKKAYRKLALKNHPLKSSEPSSAETFRQIAEAYDVLSDPVKRGIYDKFGEEGLKGGIPLEFGSQTPWTTGYVFHGNPEKVFHEFFGGDNPFGEFFDAEGSEVDLNFGGLRGRGVKKQDPPIERDLYLSLEDLFFGCTKKIKISRRVLNEDGYSSTIKDKILTIDVKPGWRQGTRITFEKEGDQGPNIIPADIIFIVKEKLHPRFRRENDNLLFVNPILLGKALTCCTVEVKTLDDRLLNIPINDIVHCTQKTVLEGEELHISLLVEQREGQGPGSLKPGSLSRFFFFFNSLINI; encoded by the exons ATGGGCCAGGATTATTACTCGGTGCTCCAGATCACTCGCAATTCAGAGGATGCCCAGATCAAGAAGGC GTACCGGAAACTGGCCCTTAAGAACCACCCACTGAAGTCCAGTGAGCCATCCTCAGCAGAGACATTCAGGCAAATAGCAGAGGCCTATGATGTGCTGAGCGACC CTGTGAAGAGAGGCATCTATGACAAGTTTGGAGAGGAGGGCCTGAAGGGCGGGATTCCGCTGGAGTTTGGATCCCAGACCCCATGGACAACTGGTTACGTCTTCCACGGCAACCCTGAAAAGGTTTTCCATGAGTTCTTCGGAGGAGACAACCCCTTTGGTG AGTTTTTTGATGCAGAAGGAAGTGAGGTAGATTTGAACTTTGGGGGGCTCCGGGGCCGAGGGGTCAAGAAACAGGATCCCCCAATCGAACGAGACCTCTACCTATCCCTGGAGGACTTATTCTTTGGCTGCACCAAGAAAATTAAGATCTCCCGAAGG GTGCTGAACGAGGATGGGTACTCCTCTACCATCAAGGACAAGATTCTCACAATTGATGTGAAACCCGGTTGGAGGCAGGGCACACGGATCACCTTTGAGAAGGAAGGGGACCAG GGCCCCAACATTATCCCAGCCGACATCATCTTCATCGTAAAGGAGAAGCTACACCCTCGCTTCCGCAGGGAGAATGACAACCTCCTTTTTGTGAACCCCATTCTCTTGGGCAAG GCTCTGACCTGCTGCACCGTGGAGGTGAAGACCCTGGATGATCGTCTGCTCAACATCCCCATCAATGACATTGTCCA TTGCACCCAGAAGACTGTGTTGGAGGGAGAGGAGCTTCATATATCTCTTCTtgtggagcagagggaagggcagggcccaggaagCCTAAAACCTGGGTCCTtgtccaggtttttttttttttttaattcattaattaacatataa
- the DNAJB13 gene encoding dnaJ homolog subfamily B member 13 isoform X1 produces the protein MGQDYYSVLQITRNSEDAQIKKAYRKLALKNHPLKSSEPSSAETFRQIAEAYDVLSDPVKRGIYDKFGEEGLKGGIPLEFGSQTPWTTGYVFHGNPEKVFHEFFGGDNPFGEFFDAEGSEVDLNFGGLRGRGVKKQDPPIERDLYLSLEDLFFGCTKKIKISRRVLNEDGYSSTIKDKILTIDVKPGWRQGTRITFEKEGDQGPNIIPADIIFIVKEKLHPRFRRENDNLLFVNPILLGKALTCCTVEVKTLDDRLLNIPINDIVHPKYFKKVPGEGMPLPEDPTKKGDLFIFFDIQFPTRLTPQKKQMLRQALLT, from the exons ATGGGCCAGGATTATTACTCGGTGCTCCAGATCACTCGCAATTCAGAGGATGCCCAGATCAAGAAGGC GTACCGGAAACTGGCCCTTAAGAACCACCCACTGAAGTCCAGTGAGCCATCCTCAGCAGAGACATTCAGGCAAATAGCAGAGGCCTATGATGTGCTGAGCGACC CTGTGAAGAGAGGCATCTATGACAAGTTTGGAGAGGAGGGCCTGAAGGGCGGGATTCCGCTGGAGTTTGGATCCCAGACCCCATGGACAACTGGTTACGTCTTCCACGGCAACCCTGAAAAGGTTTTCCATGAGTTCTTCGGAGGAGACAACCCCTTTGGTG AGTTTTTTGATGCAGAAGGAAGTGAGGTAGATTTGAACTTTGGGGGGCTCCGGGGCCGAGGGGTCAAGAAACAGGATCCCCCAATCGAACGAGACCTCTACCTATCCCTGGAGGACTTATTCTTTGGCTGCACCAAGAAAATTAAGATCTCCCGAAGG GTGCTGAACGAGGATGGGTACTCCTCTACCATCAAGGACAAGATTCTCACAATTGATGTGAAACCCGGTTGGAGGCAGGGCACACGGATCACCTTTGAGAAGGAAGGGGACCAG GGCCCCAACATTATCCCAGCCGACATCATCTTCATCGTAAAGGAGAAGCTACACCCTCGCTTCCGCAGGGAGAATGACAACCTCCTTTTTGTGAACCCCATTCTCTTGGGCAAG GCTCTGACCTGCTGCACCGTGGAGGTGAAGACCCTGGATGATCGTCTGCTCAACATCCCCATCAATGACATTGTCCA TCCCAAGTATTTCAAGAAGGTGCCAGGTGAGGGGATGCCACTACCTGAGGACCCCACTAAGAAGGGAGATCTCTTCATCTTCTTTGACATCCAGTTCCCCACCCGCCTCACACCCCAAAAGAAGCAGATGCTGCGCCAGGCATTGCTGACATAA
- the DNAJB13 gene encoding dnaJ homolog subfamily B member 13 isoform X3 has translation MSTAVKRGIYDKFGEEGLKGGIPLEFGSQTPWTTGYVFHGNPEKVFHEFFGGDNPFGEFFDAEGSEVDLNFGGLRGRGVKKQDPPIERDLYLSLEDLFFGCTKKIKISRRVLNEDGYSSTIKDKILTIDVKPGWRQGTRITFEKEGDQGPNIIPADIIFIVKEKLHPRFRRENDNLLFVNPILLGKALTCCTVEVKTLDDRLLNIPINDIVHPKYFKKVPGEGMPLPEDPTKKGDLFIFFDIQFPTRLTPQKKQMLRQALLT, from the exons ATGTCCACAGCTGTGAAGAGAGGCATCTATGACAAGTTTGGAGAGGAGGGCCTGAAGGGCGGGATTCCGCTGGAGTTTGGATCCCAGACCCCATGGACAACTGGTTACGTCTTCCACGGCAACCCTGAAAAGGTTTTCCATGAGTTCTTCGGAGGAGACAACCCCTTTGGTG AGTTTTTTGATGCAGAAGGAAGTGAGGTAGATTTGAACTTTGGGGGGCTCCGGGGCCGAGGGGTCAAGAAACAGGATCCCCCAATCGAACGAGACCTCTACCTATCCCTGGAGGACTTATTCTTTGGCTGCACCAAGAAAATTAAGATCTCCCGAAGG GTGCTGAACGAGGATGGGTACTCCTCTACCATCAAGGACAAGATTCTCACAATTGATGTGAAACCCGGTTGGAGGCAGGGCACACGGATCACCTTTGAGAAGGAAGGGGACCAG GGCCCCAACATTATCCCAGCCGACATCATCTTCATCGTAAAGGAGAAGCTACACCCTCGCTTCCGCAGGGAGAATGACAACCTCCTTTTTGTGAACCCCATTCTCTTGGGCAAG GCTCTGACCTGCTGCACCGTGGAGGTGAAGACCCTGGATGATCGTCTGCTCAACATCCCCATCAATGACATTGTCCA TCCCAAGTATTTCAAGAAGGTGCCAGGTGAGGGGATGCCACTACCTGAGGACCCCACTAAGAAGGGAGATCTCTTCATCTTCTTTGACATCCAGTTCCCCACCCGCCTCACACCCCAAAAGAAGCAGATGCTGCGCCAGGCATTGCTGACATAA
- the UCP2 gene encoding dicarboxylate carrier SLC25A8, with the protein MVGFKATDVPPTAAVKFLGAGTAACIADLITFPLDTAKVRLQIQGERHGPVRAATSAQYRGVLGTILTMVRTEGPRSLYSGLVAGLQRQMSFASVRIGLYDSVKQFYTKGSEQAGIGSRLLAGSTTGALAVAVAQPTDVVKVRFQAQARAGRGRRYQSTVDAYKTIAREEGFRGLWKGTSPNVARNAIVNCAELVTYDLIKDALLKANLMTDDLPCHFTSAFGAGFCTTVIASPVDVVKTRYMNSALGQYSSAGHCALTMLQKEGPRAFYKGFMPSFLRLGSWNVVMFVTYEQLKRALMAACTSREAPF; encoded by the exons ATGGTTGGGTTCAAGGCTACAGATGTACCCCCTACTGCCGCTGTGAAGTTCCTGGGGGCAGGCACAGCTGCCTGCATTGCAGATCTCATCACCTTTCCTTTGGACACCGCTAAAGTCCGGCTGCAG ATTCAAGGAGAAAGGCATGGGCCAGTGCGGGCCGCGACCAGCGCCCAGTACCGCGGCGTGCTGGGCACCATCCTGACCATGGTGCGCACCGAGGGCCCTCGTAGCCTCTACAGTGGGCTGGTCGCCGGCCTGCAGCGCCAGATGAGCTTTGCCTCTGTCCGCATCGGCCTCTACGACTCTGTCAAGCAGTTCTACACCAAGGGTTCTGAGC AGGCCGGCATTGGGAGCCGCCTCCTGGCAGGCAGCACCACAGGTGCCTTGGCTGTGGCTGTGGCCCAGCCCACAGATGTGGTAAAGGTCCGGTTCCAGGCGCAGGCCCGGGCTGGAAGAGGCCGGAGATACCAAAGCACTGTTGATGCCTACAAGACCATCGCCCGAGAGGAAGGGTTCCGAGGACTCTGGAAAG GGACCTCTCCCAATGTTGCTCGTAATGCCATTGTCAACTGTGCTGAGCTGGTGACCTACGATCTCATCAAGGACGCCCTCCTGAAGGCCAACCTCATGACAG ATGACCTTCCTTGCCACTTCACTTCCGCCTTCGGGGCCGGCTTCTGCACCACCGTCATTGCCTCCCCTGTCGATGTGGTCAAGACGAGATACATGAACTCTGCCCTGGGCCAGTACAGCAGCGCTGGCCACTGTGCCCTCACCATGCTCCAGAAGGAGGGTCCCCGAGCCTTCTACAAAGG GTTCATGCCCTCCTTTCTCCGTTTGGGTTCCTGGAACGTGGTGATGTTTGTCACCTATGAGCAGCTCAAGCGGGCCCTTATGGCGGCCTGCACTTCCCGGGAGGCTCCCTTTTGA